In Penaeus vannamei isolate JL-2024 chromosome 4, ASM4276789v1, whole genome shotgun sequence, a single window of DNA contains:
- the LOC113819780 gene encoding orcokinin peptides type B, translating to MNEIDRPALGFSKKNFDEIDRAGMGFAKRNFDEIDRAGMGFAKRNFDEIDRAGMGFAKRNFDEIDRAGMGFAKRNFDEIDRAGMGFAKRNFDEIDRAGMGFAKRNFDEIDRAGMGFAKRNFDEIDRAGMGFAKRNFDEIDRAGMGFAKRNFDEIDRAGMGFAKRNFDEIDRAGMGFAKRNFDEIDRAGMGFAKRNFDEIDRAGMGFAKRNFDEIDRAGMGFAKRNFDEIDRAGMGFAKRNFDEIDRAGMGFAKRNFDEIDRAGMGFAKRNFDEIDRAGMGFAKRNFDEIDRAGMGFAKRNFDEIDRAGMGFAKRNFDEIDRAGFGFLKRAFMPRSNLFKRNFDEIDRAGFGFNRRSSN from the coding sequence ATGAATGAAATTGACAGACCTGCCTTGGGATTCAGCAAGAAGAACTTTGATGAGATCGACCGCGCCGGCATGGGATTCGCTAAGcgcaactttgatgaaattgaccGAGCTGGAATGGGCTTCGCCAAGcgtaactttgatgaaattgaccGCGCTGGAATGGGCTTCGCCAAGCGCAACTTTGATGAAATCGACCGAGCTGGAATGGGCTTCGCCAAGCGCAACTTTGATGAAATCGACCGAGCTGGAATGGGCTTCGCCAAGCGCAACTTTGATGAAATCGACCGAGCTGGAATGGGCTTCGCCAAGCGCAACTTTGATGAAATCGACCGAGCTGGAATGGGCTTCGCCAAGCGCAACTTTGATGAAATCGACCGAGCTGGAATGGGCTTCGCCAAGcgcaactttgatgaaattgaccGAGCTGGAATGGGCTTCGCTAAGCGCAACTTTGACGAAATTGACCGCGCTGGAATGGGCTTCGCTAAGcgcaactttgatgaaattgaccGAGCTGGTATGGGCTTCGCTAAGCGCAACTTTGACGAAATTGACCGCGCTGGAATGGGCTTCGCTAAGcgcaactttgatgaaattgaccGCGCTGGCATGGGCTTCGCTAAGCGCAACTTTGACGAAATTGACCGCGCTGGAATGGGCTTCGCCAAGcgcaactttgatgaaattgaccGCGCTGGAATGGGCTTCGCCAAGCGCAACTTTGACGAAATTGACCGCGCTGGAATGGGCTTCGCTAAGcgcaactttgatgaaattgaccGCGCTGGAATGGGCTTCGCTAAGCGCAACTTTGACGAAATTGACCGCGCTGGAATGGGCTTCGCTAAGCGCAACTTCGACGAAATTGACCGTGCCGGCATGGGCTTCGCCAAGCGCAACTTTGATGAGATCGACCGCGCTGGCATGGGCTTCGCCAAGCGCAATTTCGACGAAATCGACCGAGCAGGTTTCGGCTTCCTCAAGAGAGCCTTCATGCCAAGGAGCAACCTCTTCAAGCGTAACTTCGATGAAATTGACCGAGCTGGGTTTGGCTTCAACCGACGTAGCTCGAACTAA